From a single Arthrobacter sp. SLBN-112 genomic region:
- the hisC gene encoding histidinol-phosphate transaminase: protein MTLDQIAAAPAAGLPETALPTLRDAVAGLPAYIPGRRGAGADIAALASNESHYDPLPAAVAAVAHAAGTMNRYPDSAAVELRERLARHLGVTAGEVAVGPGSVGVLQQIITGLCDTGDEVVFAWRSFEAYPILVELAGARPVRVPLDHLEGHDLDAMAAAVTDRTKVVLLCTPNNPTGVPIGHERVEAFLQAVPSSVLVVIDEAYVEYAEACSGPDSLALYRRFPNVCILRTFSKAYGLAGLRVGYAVAAPAIAEGLRRTALPFAVSALAQKAAIASLEAGEEMEARVSLVRRERGRMAAELEAQGWKLQPSQGNFLWIRADEDLRDRLVEAFDAAGILVRAYQGDGVRITVADPASNDRVLRLLAAHAA from the coding sequence ATGACCCTTGACCAGATCGCGGCCGCCCCGGCCGCTGGCCTTCCGGAGACCGCGCTCCCCACCCTTCGGGACGCCGTGGCCGGACTTCCGGCCTACATCCCGGGCCGCCGCGGCGCCGGCGCGGACATCGCGGCCCTCGCCAGCAACGAAAGCCACTACGACCCCCTGCCCGCAGCCGTGGCTGCGGTGGCCCACGCGGCCGGCACCATGAACCGCTACCCGGACAGCGCCGCCGTCGAACTCCGCGAACGGCTGGCCCGGCACCTGGGCGTCACCGCCGGGGAGGTGGCGGTGGGACCCGGCAGCGTGGGCGTCCTCCAGCAGATCATCACCGGGCTGTGCGACACCGGGGACGAGGTGGTCTTCGCGTGGCGCTCCTTCGAGGCGTACCCCATCCTGGTGGAGCTGGCCGGCGCCCGGCCGGTCCGCGTCCCGCTGGACCACCTTGAAGGCCACGACCTCGACGCCATGGCCGCCGCCGTCACCGACCGCACCAAGGTGGTCCTGCTCTGCACGCCAAACAATCCCACCGGCGTGCCGATCGGCCACGAACGCGTCGAGGCCTTCCTGCAGGCCGTGCCGTCCAGCGTCCTGGTGGTGATCGACGAGGCCTACGTGGAGTACGCCGAGGCGTGCAGTGGCCCGGATTCCCTGGCCCTCTACCGCCGGTTCCCGAACGTCTGCATCCTGCGCACCTTCTCCAAGGCCTACGGCCTCGCCGGCCTGCGGGTGGGCTATGCCGTCGCGGCGCCCGCCATCGCGGAAGGACTGCGCCGCACCGCCCTGCCCTTCGCCGTGAGCGCGCTGGCCCAGAAGGCGGCCATCGCGTCGCTGGAGGCGGGGGAGGAGATGGAGGCGCGGGTTTCGTTGGTGAGGCGGGAGCGGGGCCGGATGGCCGCTGAGCTGGAGGCGCAGGGCTGGAAACTGCAGCCGAGCCAGGGCAACTTCCTGTGGATCCGCGCCGATGAGGACCTCCGGGACCGGCTGGTGGAGGCGTTTGACGCCGCCGGCATCCTGGTCCGCGCGTACCAGGGCGACGGCGTGCGGATCACCGTTGCCGATCCCGCCTCCAACGACCGCGTGCTCCGGCTCCTGGCAGCCCACGCCGCCTGA
- a CDS encoding amino acid permease yields MEQQTKTSARALGAALKPRQLTMMGLGSAIGAGLFIGSGAGIQAAGPAVLISYLVAGTLIILVMWALGEMAAANPDSGAFSVYTAKAYGPVAGATVGWLWWLQLVVVIAAEALGAAGLLATIFPALPVWLMAFVFIVVLTAVNLTSVKNFGEFEFWFALLKVAAIVGFLLVGAALLFGWLPGVQSPGLSNFMGDGFAPSGFAGIATALFVVAFAFGGTEIVSVAAAETAEPARSVKKAVRTVLWRILVFYIGAIFVIAAVVPVGSAGLKSPFAAVLDAAGMPGAATAITLVAVAALLSALNANLYGASRMAFSLAERGEAPRWLASVSRARVPVVAVLASVAFGVITVVLELAFPEKVLPVLLNIVGSTCLLVWTSALLAQLALRLRADRDGTALPLRMPGFPWLTSLGLVILAAIFTVGFIGEYSRPQLLSTFGLVALLAVANWLNHRNRKNAVAVDATAEVKSPALVD; encoded by the coding sequence ATGGAACAACAGACAAAGACGTCTGCCCGCGCCCTCGGCGCGGCCCTCAAGCCCAGGCAGCTCACCATGATGGGCCTGGGCAGCGCCATCGGCGCGGGCCTGTTCATCGGCTCCGGCGCCGGCATCCAGGCCGCTGGCCCGGCGGTGCTGATCTCCTATCTCGTGGCCGGCACGCTCATCATCCTGGTGATGTGGGCGCTCGGCGAGATGGCTGCCGCCAACCCGGACAGCGGTGCCTTCTCCGTCTACACCGCCAAGGCCTACGGCCCAGTGGCCGGCGCAACCGTGGGCTGGCTGTGGTGGCTGCAGCTGGTGGTGGTCATCGCGGCCGAGGCGCTGGGTGCGGCGGGCCTGCTGGCCACGATCTTCCCGGCCCTGCCGGTGTGGCTGATGGCCTTCGTGTTCATCGTGGTGCTCACCGCCGTGAACCTGACCAGTGTGAAGAACTTCGGCGAGTTCGAGTTCTGGTTCGCGCTGCTCAAGGTGGCGGCGATCGTCGGGTTCCTCCTGGTGGGCGCTGCGCTGCTGTTCGGTTGGCTGCCGGGCGTGCAGTCGCCGGGTCTGTCGAACTTCATGGGTGACGGGTTCGCGCCCAGCGGTTTTGCCGGGATTGCGACGGCGCTGTTCGTGGTGGCGTTCGCATTCGGCGGCACTGAGATTGTGTCCGTTGCTGCAGCCGAGACCGCTGAGCCGGCCCGCAGCGTCAAGAAGGCTGTCCGGACGGTGCTGTGGCGGATTTTGGTGTTCTACATCGGCGCGATCTTCGTCATCGCCGCGGTGGTACCCGTAGGTTCGGCGGGGCTGAAGAGCCCGTTCGCCGCGGTGCTGGACGCCGCCGGCATGCCGGGCGCTGCCACCGCCATCACCCTGGTGGCCGTCGCGGCACTGCTGTCCGCCCTCAACGCCAACCTCTACGGTGCTTCCCGGATGGCATTCTCCCTCGCCGAGCGCGGCGAGGCGCCGCGTTGGCTCGCTTCCGTGTCCAGGGCCCGGGTTCCGGTGGTCGCGGTGCTGGCCAGCGTCGCCTTCGGCGTGATCACTGTGGTGCTGGAGCTGGCGTTCCCTGAAAAGGTCCTTCCCGTCCTGCTGAATATCGTCGGGTCGACGTGCCTGCTGGTGTGGACCTCCGCGCTCCTGGCCCAGCTCGCGCTGCGCCTCCGCGCCGACCGTGACGGAACCGCGCTTCCGCTGCGGATGCCCGGGTTCCCGTGGCTCACGTCCCTTGGTCTGGTCATCCTCGCGGCGATCTTCACGGTGGGCTTCATCGGCGAGTATTCCCGGCCGCAGCTTCTGAGCACCTTCGGGCTCGTGGCACTGCTGGCCGTGGCCAATTGGTTGAACCACCGGAACCGGAAAAACGCGGTCGCTGTTGACGCAACTGCTGAGGTCAAGTCGCCGGCGCTCGTCGACTAA
- a CDS encoding alpha/beta fold hydrolase yields the protein MDPEVRTLSLRTGITVPCLVQGDQEAKPLLLLHAWGESRHSFDRLLPGLTGFRVYAPDLRGQGQADKPGEGYSLAEQAGDAAAILDAVGAQRAFVLGSSSGGYVAQQLAVMHPGRVAALVLVGSPLSLQGRPAVADEVEQLADPIDEEWVRASVSWFPRYQPVPGWYLEDRVRDGARMPAHAWKKLLAGLTSAAPPTDAGTIRTPTLIICGGNDNLLPQRDRELLAARISGAKLKVYPDAGHLVLWECPDRVLADAGAFLNSLGRG from the coding sequence ATGGACCCCGAAGTCCGGACCCTGTCCCTGCGGACCGGCATCACCGTGCCGTGCCTCGTCCAGGGGGACCAGGAAGCGAAGCCGCTGCTCCTGCTGCATGCGTGGGGCGAATCCCGCCACAGCTTCGACCGCCTGCTGCCGGGGCTGACCGGCTTCCGGGTCTACGCTCCGGACCTTCGCGGCCAAGGCCAGGCGGACAAACCGGGAGAGGGCTATTCCCTGGCGGAACAGGCCGGGGACGCCGCCGCGATCCTGGACGCGGTAGGGGCGCAGAGGGCTTTCGTCCTCGGCTCATCGAGCGGCGGCTACGTTGCCCAGCAGCTGGCCGTGATGCATCCCGGGCGGGTGGCCGCGCTGGTCCTCGTCGGGTCACCGCTGAGCCTGCAGGGCCGGCCGGCCGTGGCCGACGAGGTGGAACAGCTGGCCGACCCGATCGACGAGGAATGGGTACGGGCGTCGGTCTCCTGGTTTCCCAGGTACCAGCCCGTTCCCGGCTGGTACCTGGAGGACCGCGTGCGCGACGGCGCCCGCATGCCTGCCCACGCCTGGAAGAAGCTCCTGGCCGGGTTGACCTCCGCCGCCCCACCCACCGATGCGGGCACAATCCGGACGCCCACGCTGATTATCTGCGGCGGCAACGACAACCTGCTGCCACAGCGGGACCGGGAGCTGCTGGCGGCGCGGATTTCGGGCGCCAAGCTCAAGGTCTATCCCGACGCCGGGCATTTAGTCCTGTGGGAGTGCCCGGACCGGGTCCTGGCGGATGCCGGGGCGTTCCTGAACTCGCTCGGCCGGGGTTGA
- a CDS encoding PEP-utilizing enzyme — protein sequence MFCGRTPETVRSTARSRPWPRKIRSTTMPVRAWLLISASWPAVVGVADATTRLSDGQGVTVDGAAGTVSW from the coding sequence ATGTTCTGTGGGAGGACACCGGAGACGGTGCGGTCAACGGCTAGGAGCAGGCCATGGCCACGGAAGATCCGGAGCACGACGATGCCGGTACGGGCATGGTTGTTGATCTCCGCCAGCTGGCCTGCAGTAGTGGGGGTTGCGGATGCCACCACGCGGCTGAGCGATGGCCAGGGCGTCACGGTGGACGGGGCCGCCGGAACTGTCTCGTGGTGA
- a CDS encoding OB-fold protein, producing MTDKTTLTEAKRDGKAQAAADKAYRKATRPWFKKKRFIIPLIIVVIAIVSSMANGGKSNSSATATPATDASATSAAAPAAAPAAAAAPAKPAAEVVQVEAGQLLADFKGNEAAADAKYKGKVLQVTGFVNKVDTEFLDKDQYIVRVDNGDKYNFLHVNCNDLAAARAATIVPGSAITVRGSFQDGGDLGVELKACEVL from the coding sequence GTGACAGATAAAACAACATTGACCGAGGCCAAGCGCGATGGCAAAGCCCAAGCTGCAGCCGATAAGGCGTACCGTAAGGCGACTCGCCCCTGGTTCAAGAAAAAGCGCTTCATAATCCCGCTGATCATTGTGGTGATAGCGATCGTTTCGTCGATGGCGAATGGCGGCAAGAGCAATTCTTCAGCTACTGCCACACCTGCTACCGACGCATCAGCCACATCTGCTGCGGCGCCCGCAGCAGCACCTGCGGCGGCGGCCGCTCCTGCTAAACCGGCTGCTGAAGTAGTGCAGGTCGAAGCTGGTCAGCTGCTGGCGGATTTTAAGGGCAATGAGGCCGCCGCCGACGCGAAGTACAAGGGAAAAGTTCTGCAGGTCACTGGCTTCGTCAATAAAGTCGACACCGAGTTCCTTGATAAGGATCAGTACATCGTGCGGGTAGACAACGGCGACAAGTACAACTTCCTGCACGTCAACTGCAATGACCTTGCAGCAGCACGGGCAGCAACCATTGTGCCCGGAAGTGCGATCACGGTGCGGGGCAGCTTCCAGGACGGCGGGGACCTTGGCGTCGAGCTGAAAGCTTGCGAAGTTCTCTAA
- a CDS encoding Crp/Fnr family transcriptional regulator: MDVDVLKAIEVSHLHGVAPDSLRKLLSEAQRKDLPARTVMHREADANPHLEMIVSGVVRVFVRAPDGRTMTIRYCRSGSLLGAASLFASDFSLPASLQTLTATKLLSLSPGSVRRMVNEDPKVAVALLEELSERVLTFIYEIPDSAFASVRQRMARHLLDLASEVAHEQVREGPELDTELVVKASQSELAEAVGTAREVVVRILRELRQEGIVHTGRAGMVILDPARLVQETRWNIGS, from the coding sequence GTGGATGTTGACGTCCTGAAAGCTATTGAGGTTTCCCACCTCCACGGGGTCGCGCCCGATAGTCTGCGCAAGCTGCTCTCGGAGGCCCAGCGCAAAGATCTCCCGGCCCGAACGGTAATGCACCGCGAAGCCGATGCGAATCCGCACCTGGAAATGATCGTGTCTGGTGTAGTCAGAGTCTTTGTCAGAGCTCCGGACGGACGCACCATGACCATCCGCTACTGCCGGTCAGGATCCCTCCTCGGCGCAGCATCGCTGTTTGCCTCGGATTTCTCCTTACCTGCTTCCCTCCAGACGCTGACAGCGACGAAGTTGTTGAGCCTGTCGCCGGGCAGCGTACGCCGAATGGTAAATGAGGATCCGAAGGTCGCGGTTGCGCTTCTTGAAGAACTCAGCGAACGGGTCCTGACTTTCATCTACGAGATTCCCGACAGCGCCTTCGCCAGCGTCCGGCAACGGATGGCCCGGCATTTGCTCGATTTGGCCTCGGAAGTGGCCCATGAGCAAGTCCGGGAGGGCCCGGAGCTTGATACCGAGCTCGTGGTCAAGGCATCGCAGAGTGAACTCGCGGAGGCGGTGGGGACTGCACGGGAAGTTGTGGTGAGGATTCTGCGTGAGCTGCGGCAGGAAGGCATTGTTCACACCGGCCGGGCCGGCATGGTCATTTTGGACCCGGCGCGGCTGGTCCAGGAGACGCGGTGGAATATAGGTTCCTGA